A stretch of the Solanum dulcamara chromosome 6, daSolDulc1.2, whole genome shotgun sequence genome encodes the following:
- the LOC129892098 gene encoding acyl-CoA--sterol O-acyltransferase 1-like: MSSTYIPLSVIPSLCYCYFFSAKIPKGIPRLISLLPIFYLFTIFPLYFSSAFFIIITTFSITWLAIFKLILFAFDQGPLIINPKYLSLPVFITIAALPLRTSFTPNQNRKNLMNLAVECVIFAVIMEIILHHKSKIHPKLVLINYCVMIFLMIDILVALFTFIVKHLLCLDIEIELPSNEPYFSTSLQDFWGRRWNLTVTNTLRITVYNPVRLVLLHVIGRNWAQHGASLATFVVSGLMHELIFYYVVDNGVRPSWEMTGFFVLHGLCVMVEIEAKKALKDTWRFPGLASGSLAVGFVVVSAFGLFFPPIIRNGVDERILDEVRFCFDFLKDKMLQFVMLDNICNFGY, from the coding sequence atgtcatCAACTTATATTCCTTTGTCTGTAATTCCCTCTCTTTGTTACTGCTATTTCTTCTCTGCCAAAATCCCAAAAGGAATTCCAAGGCTAATTTCACTTCTCCCCATATTTTACCTCTTCACAATTTTCCCACTTTACTTTTCTTCTGCATTTTTCATAATAATCACCACTTTCTCCATTACTTGGCTTGCCATCTTCAAGCTCATTCTCTTCGCTTTCGATCAAGGCCCATTAATTATCAATCCGAAATACTTATCTCTCCCCGTCTTCATCACCATAGCCGCTCTCCCTCTCAGAACCAGCTTTACCCCAAACCAAAACAGAAAAAATCTAATGAATTTAGCTGTAGAATGTGTCATATTTGCTGTAATCATGGAGATTATTCTTCATCACAAAAGTAAAATTCATCCAAAATTAGTGTTGATTAACTACTGTGTGATGATTTTCCTTATGATTGATATTCTCGTTGCTTTGTTTACCTTTATCGTTAAGCATTTACTGTGTTTAGACATAGAGATAGAGTTACCGTCCAATGAACCCTATTTCTCAACTTCGCTACAAGATTTTTGGGGAAGAAGATGGAACCTCACCGTAACAAATACGCTGCGTATCACTGTATACAATCCGGTAAGGTTAGTGTTGTTGCATGTGATTGGTAGAAACTGGGCCCAACATGGTGCCTCGCTGGCGACTTTTGTCGTTTCTGGATTAATGCATGAGCTGATATTTTACTACGTTGTTGATAATGGTGTGAGGCCTTCGTGGGAAATGACGGGCTTTTTTGTATTACACGGGCTTTGTGTAATGGTGGAGATTGAAGCAAAGAAGGCTTTGAAAGACACGTGGCGGTTTCCCGGGCTTGCTTCGGGCTCGTTAGCAGTTGGATTTGTGGTGGTTAGTGCTTTTGGGCTTTTTTTTCCACCAATAATTAGGAATGGTGTAGATGAAAGGATACTTGATGAAGTTAGGTTTTGCTTTGACTTCCTCAAAGATAAAATGCTTCAATTTGTAATGTTGGATAACATTTGCAACTTTGGCTACTAG
- the LOC129892096 gene encoding fimbrin-1-like, protein MSFVGVVVSDQWLHSQFTQVELRSLKSKFISVKSQNGKVTIGDLPPLMVKLKAFKEMFNEEEIRNILGESGSDVNDEIDFESFLKTYLNLQARAAPKVGSSKSSSSFLKASTTTLLHTISESEKASYVAHINSYLRDDPFLKQCLPIDPASNALFDLAKDGVLLCKLINVAVPGTIDERAINMKRVINPWERNENHTLCLNSAKAIGCTVVNIGTQDLVEGRPHLVLGLISQIIKIQLLADLNLRKTPQLVELVEDSNDVEELMGLAPEKLLLKWMNFHLMKAGYKKTVANFSSDLKDGEAYAYLLNVLAPEHCSPATLDVKDPTERANLVLEHAEKMDCKRYLDPKDIVEGSSNLNLAFVAQIFHQRSGLSTDSKKVSFAEMMTDDELISREERCFRLWINSLGITSYVNNLFEDVRNGWVLLEVSDKVSPGSVNWKHATKPPIKMPFKKIENCNQVVRIGKQLKLSLVNVGGNDFVQGSKKLILAFLWQLMRFNMLQLLKNLRSRFRGKEITDADILIWANKKVKNTGRTSKMESFKDKSLSSGLFFLELLSAVEPRVVNWNLVTKGESDEEKKLNATYIISVARKLGCSIFLLPEDIMEVNQKMILTLTASIMYWSLQQTADDAESPASTVASDASPARSLNGSMSPYTAASPDASPAPSISGASSATPDASPAPSVNGDDETQLIAEVSKLELATDDAPSDTTEGSKLELATGDAPSDTTEVSKLELAADDAPSDTTEGSKLEIAAGDAPSDNTEVSKLELAADDAPSDTTEGSKLEIAAGDAPSDTTEVSKLELAADDAPSDALASPMQSENAEIPSDAPSSSLLEDTQRQYSLFS, encoded by the exons ATGTCttttgttggtgttgttgtttcAGATCAATGGCTTCACAGTCAATTCACTCAGGTGGAGCTTCGCAGTCTCAAATCGAAA TTCATTTCAGTTAAGAGTCAGAACGGTAAAGTTACAATTGGAGACTTACCGCCTTTGATGGTGAAATTAAAGGCTTTCAAGGAGATGTTTAATGAGGAAGAGATCCGGAATATCTTGGGTGAATCAGGTTCAGATGTGAATGATGAGATTGATTTCGAAAGCTTCCTTAAA ACATACTTGAATCTACAAGCTCGAGCTGCCCCAAAAGTAGGCAGTTCTAAAAGTTCATCTTCCTTCCTGAAGGCCTCCACAACTACACTGCTTCACACAATCAGTGAATCAGAGAAAGCATCATATGTTGCTCATATAAACAGCTATCTAAGAGATGATCCATTCTTAAAGCAATGTCTTCCAATTGATCCAGCGTCAAATGCTTTGTTCGATTTGGCAAAGGATGGAGTTCTATTATG TAAGCTGATCAATGTAGCTGTACCTGGTACCATAGACGAGCGGGCTATTAACATGAAACGAGTAATCAACCCATGGGAGAGAAATGAGAATCACACCCTTTGCCTCAACTCTGCAAAGGCTATTGGTTGCACTGTTGTCAATATTGGCACTCAGGACCTGGTTGAAGGACGA CCTCACCTAGTACTTGGGCTGATTTCTCAAATCATAAAG ATCCAACTATTGGCAGATCTCAACCTCCGGAAGACCCCTCAGCTCGTGGAGCTTGTGGAAGACAGCAAT GATGTCGAGGAGCTCATGGGGTTAGCACCAGAAAAGCTCTTACTAAAATGGATGAATTTTCATCTCATGAAAGCCGGATACAAGAAAACTGTGGCAAATTTTTCTTCTGACTTGAag GATGGGGAGGCCTATGCTTACCTGCTTAATGTACTTGCTCCAGAGCATTGCAGCCCAGCAACCTTGGATGTCAAGGATCCCACTGAGAGAGCTAACTTAGTTCTTGAGCATGCAGAGAAAATGGATTGCAAAAGATACCTAGATCCTAAGGACATAGTTGAAGGCTCATCTAATTTAAATCTCGCTTTTGTTGCACAAATATTCCATCAGAG GAGTGGATTGTCTACAGACAGCAAGAAGGTATCCTTTGCAGAGATGATGacagatgatgagctaatttCCAGAGAGGAGAGATGCTTCCGATTATGGATTAATAGTCTTGGGATTACCTCTTATGTCAATAATTTGTTTGAAGATGTAAGAAATGG ATGGGTACTTCTGGAGGTGTCGGACAAGGTTTCTCCGGGATCTGTTAATTGGAAGCACGCAACAAAACCTCCAATAAAAATGCCgtttaagaaaattgaaaacTGCAACCAAGTTGTCAGGATTGGGAAGCAGTTGAAGCTTTCCCTTGTAAATGTGGGAGGAAACGATTTTGTCCAAGGGAGTAAGAAGCTTATACTTG CTTTCCTGTGGCAGTTGATGAGGTTTAATATGCTTCAGcttttgaagaacttgagatCGCGTTTCAGAGGGAAGGAGATTACTGATGCTGATATTCTCATTTGGGCAAACAAAAAAGTGAAAAACACTGGAAGAACATCAAAAATGGAGAGTTTTAAG GACAAGAGCCTTTCAAGTGGATTATTCTTTCTCGAGCTTCTCAGTGCTGTGgagccaagggttgttaattGGAATCTTGTCACCAAGGGTGAAAGTG ATGAGGAAAAGAAGTTGAATGCTACTTATATCATCAGTGTCGCACGGAAACTTGGGTGTTCTATCTTTCTGTTGCCTGAAGATATCATGGAG GTTAACCAAAAGATGATCCTCACTCTCACTGCCAGCATCATGTACTGGAGCCTTCAGCAAACAGCAGACGATGCAGAGTCTCCTGCGAGTACTGTTGCATCTGATGCATCACCAGCAAGATCTTTGAATGGCTCTATGTCCCCCTATACTGCTGCTTCGCCTGATGCATCCCCTGCACCTTCAATTAGTGGAGCATCATCGGCTACTCCTGATGCATCTCCAGCACCATCTGTAAACGGAGATGATGAAACCCAACTTATTGCTGAAGTGTCAAAGTTGGAGTTGGCTACTGACGATGCACCATCTGATACTACTGAAGGGTCAAAGTTGGAGTTGGCTACTGGTGATGCACCATCTGATACTACTGAAGTGTCAAAATTGGAGTTGGCAGCTGACGATGCACCATCTGATACTACTGAAGGGTCAAAGTTGGAGATTGCTGCTGGCGATGCACCATCTGATAATACTGAAGTGTCAAAATTGGAGTTGGCAGCTGACGATGCACCATCTGATACTACTGAAGGGTCAAAGTTGGAGATTGCTGCTGGCGATGCACCATCTGATACTACTGAAGTGTCAAAGTTGGAATTGGCTGCTGACGATGCACCATCTGATGCGTTAGCATCTCCAATGCAATCTGAAAATGCAGAGATACCATCAGATGCACCCTCATCCTCTCTACTTGAGGATACACAACGACAGTACAGCCTCTTCTCATGA
- the LOC129892099 gene encoding probable long-chain-alcohol O-fatty-acyltransferase 5 yields MSPTHVCLSIILSLCYCYFLSSKIPKGIPRLISLLPIFYLFTILPLYFSSPFLISLTAFFITWLANFKLLLFAFNQGPLSSFTQKNATNLPIFIFMAALPLRSKQNSPMKNPTKKIPLNLALEFVLFAIFLELTFHHKSQIHPKLVLICYCFLVFLVIDILVALSSNIVKIILVGFELELEPPSNEPYLSTSLQDFWGNRWNLTVTNTLRHTVYYPVKSALSEVVGKTWALRIAVLATFVVSGLMHELLFYYVNGVRPSWEMTGFFVLHGLCVMVEIGVKRALKDTWRLPRFVSGPLTVGFVVVTAFGLFFPPIIRHGADERVLEEVGFCFEFLKDKMLQFVGYFR; encoded by the coding sequence ATGTCACCAACTCATGTTTGTCTCTCTATAATCCTCTCTCTTTGTTACTGCTATTTCTTATCATCCAAAATCCCAAAAGGTATTCCAAGGTTAATTTCTCTTCTCCCCATTTTTTACCTCTTCACAATTCTCCCACTTTacttttcttctccatttcttaTATCACTCACTGCTTTCTTCATTACTTGGCTTGCCAATTTCAAACTCCTCCTTTTTGCTTTTAATCAAGGTCCTCTTTCTTCCTTCACCCAAAAAAATGCAACAAATCTTcctattttcatttttatggCTGCCCTTCCTCTTAGATCCAAACAAAATAGTCCTATGAAAAACCCCACCAAGAAAATCCCTTTAAATCTAGCTTTAGAATTTGTCCTCTTTGCAATTTTCTTGGAGTTGACTTTTCATCACAAAAGTCAAATCCACCCAAAATTAGTCTTGATTTGTTATTGTTTCTTGGTTTTTCTTGTGATTGATATTCTTGTTGCATTATCTAGCAATATTGTTAAAATAATCTTGGTGGGGTTTGAGCTAGAATTAGAGCCACCATCAAATGAACCTTATTTATCAACCTCCCTCCAAGATTTTTGGGGAAATAGATGGAACCTCACCGTAACAAATACGCTGCGTCACACAGTTTATTATCCAGTGAAGTCAGCATTATCGGAAGTTGTCGGTAAAACGTGGGCCCTACGTATTGCCGTGCTGGCAACTTTTGTCGTTTCTGGTTTAATGCATGAGCTTTTGTTTTATTACGTTAATGGTGTGAGGCCTTCGTGGGAAATGACGGGCTTTTTTGTGTTACATGGGCTTTGTGTGATGGTGGAGATTGGAGTTAAGAGGGCTTTGAAGGACACGTGGCGGTTGCCGAGGTTTGTTTCGGGCCCATTAACGGTTGGGTTTGTGGTGGTTACTGCATTTGGGCTTTTTTTCCCACCAATAATTAGGCATGGTGCTGATGAAAGGGTACTTGAAGAAGTTGGGTTTTGCTTTGAGTTCCTCAAAGATAAAATGCTTCAATTTGTTGGTTATTTTAGATAA